One region of Candidatus Micrarchaeum acidiphilum ARMAN-2 genomic DNA includes:
- a CDS encoding Coproporphyrinogen dehydrogenase, which yields MRTDIIVCTGEGMKLSEKIENCEFQPEVYAYPTARCYKRLEGFSITQPEFTNEINVYLHIPFCRQLCTFCGYLKTLNSEELRKEYVSALKREIEMYAGILGAKKVISLNIGGGTPSLLQPNELGEIIDTLKKANRNMLGTAKEVSIEATPESVEYDKFMEYKALGINRVSIGIESFADSEIKMSGRHNAGNISSDAIKTLKEIRFDNVVCDLMIGIEGQTTKTFSDSVDTLLDLDPDTVEIYALGVIPSTVIGKRRPEGLMGNRQKYECYEIARKKFLEKGYLQSCHNRYSKLKDGGYVQEDTIFRGTSLIGMGAGARSYAQNIHYRNPSDSLDGRVAISRYISKINSDGLAVETGIFLSEDERMRRYAIGNIESLDLYKFGSLFGVKFGVAFPELYTEMLWSGCAYETSNELKLTPKGLLFRDLIARQFFSGNVEALESVYRATA from the coding sequence ATGAGAACAGATATAATAGTATGTACTGGTGAGGGCATGAAACTGAGCGAAAAAATAGAAAACTGTGAATTCCAGCCGGAGGTGTACGCATATCCCACTGCAAGGTGCTACAAACGGCTGGAAGGATTCTCAATCACTCAGCCGGAATTCACGAACGAGATTAATGTGTACCTGCACATACCTTTCTGCAGGCAGCTCTGCACCTTTTGCGGCTATCTGAAGACACTGAATTCCGAGGAACTGCGAAAGGAGTACGTATCCGCCCTTAAAAGGGAAATTGAAATGTATGCGGGCATCCTCGGCGCCAAGAAAGTAATATCCCTAAATATAGGCGGTGGCACGCCATCCCTGCTGCAGCCAAACGAGCTTGGCGAGATCATAGACACACTGAAGAAAGCCAACAGAAACATGCTGGGCACTGCAAAGGAGGTCAGCATAGAGGCCACTCCGGAATCGGTGGAATACGACAAATTCATGGAGTACAAGGCACTAGGAATAAACCGCGTAAGCATTGGGATTGAGTCCTTTGCGGATAGCGAGATCAAAATGTCTGGCAGGCACAATGCAGGCAACATATCATCAGATGCAATAAAGACCTTGAAAGAGATACGTTTTGACAACGTTGTCTGCGACCTGATGATAGGGATAGAGGGCCAGACAACAAAAACATTTTCGGATTCCGTAGACACACTGCTCGACCTTGATCCCGATACTGTAGAGATATACGCGCTAGGGGTTATTCCAAGCACGGTAATAGGGAAGCGCAGACCAGAAGGCCTTATGGGCAACCGGCAGAAATACGAATGCTACGAAATAGCGCGTAAAAAATTCTTGGAAAAAGGGTATTTGCAGTCCTGCCACAACAGGTACTCTAAGCTTAAGGACGGCGGATATGTGCAAGAAGACACGATATTCAGGGGCACCAGCCTTATAGGCATGGGCGCTGGCGCAAGAAGCTATGCGCAGAATATCCATTATAGAAACCCGTCCGACAGCTTAGATGGAAGGGTCGCAATTTCCAGGTATATAAGCAAAATAAATTCGGATGGTTTAGCCGTGGAAACGGGCATTTTCCTATCCGAAGACGAAAGGATGCGGAGATATGCGATAGGAAATATAGAATCGCTTGACCTGTACAAGTTCGGCAGCCTTTTCGGAGTAAAATTCGGTGTGGCGTTCCCGGAGTTGTACACGGAAATGCTTTGGTCAGGCTGCGCATACGAAACGAGCAACGAATTGAAATTAACTCCGAAGGGCCTGCTCTTCAGGGATCTGATAGCAAGGCAGTTCTTTTCAGGCAATGTCGAGGCGCTGGAAAGCGTATACCGGGCAACTGCGTGA
- a CDS encoding transcriptional regulator, TrmB — protein MDEEQMLAELGFTNAESRVYMDLLKFGDSKTGSIMARSGLYSSVVYNSLKHLMEEGFVAFYTRGRIKYFSAADPSRIVDAEKEKMELAEAMAGKLSLIRTATEGRSRVFIFEGRKAVRTIFNDILSTLGKGDEQLVIGISDTGSGMGEFIRRWEEKRVRSGIRKRVLVSNKSKEWLSYYGMQKLVDIRTISNSLYINMSINIYDSKVVLILWAREPTYILIEGKEISKNFRSYFEMLWQKSKRPRI, from the coding sequence TTGGACGAGGAACAGATGCTTGCCGAGCTCGGTTTTACTAACGCAGAAAGCAGGGTTTATATGGACCTTTTGAAGTTTGGAGATTCAAAAACCGGTTCCATAATGGCGCGCTCCGGGCTTTACAGCTCCGTGGTGTATAACAGCCTCAAGCACTTAATGGAAGAAGGTTTTGTCGCCTTTTACACAAGGGGCAGGATAAAGTATTTTTCCGCGGCAGATCCGTCAAGGATTGTGGACGCAGAAAAAGAGAAGATGGAGCTTGCAGAGGCCATGGCAGGAAAGCTTTCGCTTATCCGGACGGCCACTGAAGGACGTAGCAGAGTTTTCATATTTGAAGGCAGGAAGGCAGTCAGGACCATATTTAACGATATTTTGAGCACACTTGGCAAGGGCGACGAGCAGCTCGTGATAGGCATCTCCGACACCGGCAGCGGAATGGGCGAATTCATAAGGAGGTGGGAGGAAAAAAGGGTGCGAAGCGGCATAAGAAAAAGGGTGCTTGTATCAAACAAATCCAAGGAATGGCTTTCGTATTACGGCATGCAGAAATTGGTAGACATAAGGACCATATCGAACTCGCTTTACATAAACATGTCAATAAACATATATGACAGCAAGGTCGTTCTGATATTATGGGCCCGCGAGCCCACATACATATTGATAGAAGGCAAAGAGATTTCAAAAAATTTCAGGAGTTACTTTGAAATGCTCTGGCAAAAAAGCAAAAGGCCGCGGATTTAA
- a CDS encoding transcriptional regulator, PadR-like family: MPRGYCNCGPFRVDIVPKGLLRPLVLRLLSERPMHGFELMEQIFERTGGMWRPGPAAIYPALEWLESNGYIKSDSQENRPEKTRKQYSITKKGTTALSDYEKSAKEIRKRMMEFSTIYGRI; this comes from the coding sequence ATGCCAAGAGGCTACTGCAATTGCGGCCCGTTCAGGGTCGACATAGTGCCCAAGGGGCTGCTCAGGCCCCTTGTGCTCAGGCTCCTGTCAGAAAGACCCATGCACGGCTTTGAGCTCATGGAGCAGATATTTGAGAGGACCGGAGGCATGTGGAGGCCGGGCCCGGCAGCAATATACCCTGCATTGGAATGGCTCGAAAGCAACGGCTACATAAAGTCGGATAGCCAAGAGAACAGGCCGGAAAAAACCAGGAAGCAGTACTCGATAACGAAAAAGGGCACAACGGCGCTTTCCGACTATGAAAAATCAGCAAAGGAGATAAGAAAGAGGATGATGGAGTTCAGTACAATATATGGAAGGATATAG
- a CDS encoding AAA family ATPase, CDC48 subfamily — translation MRSLYIIINYTSKGLDCAICSHKPRFIFIKGQNREIVMVNGIELNVVGALVTDDGKGIARIDSKARKLLNVISGDIIEIKGKRRSTAAIVWQAHQQDEGLDFIRIDGYIRQNIGIGIGDKVFVTKAEVSNAEKVVLAPPQNQRTPPYSPDFPEYAKSKLENKPLVKGDVVPVAMFGYVFNFVVAQVTPHGVVKVTRDTDVIVKTEPVSESMVRIGDVHYEDIGGLKNEIQKIREMVELPIRYPELFEKLGIEPPKGVLLYGAPGTGKTLLAKAVANESDANFIDISGPELVSKFVGESEERLRSIFIEAKEKAPTIIFMDEIDAIAPRREEATNEVERRMVSQLLTLMDGMGSRGQVIVIGATNRPDAIDPALRRPGRFDREIEIGVPDRNARKEILQIHTRNMPLAKDVNIDDLADITHGYTGADLTALAREAAMATLRKILPEVLNKKSIPNEVLVSLEVSKEDFVRAFNSVQPSALREVFVERPNVHWSDVGGLDRVKEQLKEAVELPIKSPEMFTKMGIRPIKGVLLVGAPGTGKTMLAKAVATERESNFISIKGPEFLSKYVGESEKAVREVFRKAKMAAPCIIFIDEIDSVAYSRGTDTGDSMVSERVVDTLLTEMDGLQELKNVIVIAATNRPDIIDPALLRPGRFDKIIEIPMPDEKTRISIFNVHTKRMPLDKDVNIEQLAKETEGYTGAEIENICREAGMNAIRTKKDRISKADFDFAIKEIKPAIPKEMEDRIKRFKDEPESMYR, via the coding sequence TTGCGTTCATTATATATAATCATTAATTATACGTCTAAGGGCTTGGACTGCGCCATATGCAGCCATAAGCCTAGATTTATTTTTATAAAAGGTCAAAACAGAGAGATTGTCATGGTAAACGGCATAGAGCTTAATGTTGTAGGCGCGCTGGTAACTGATGACGGCAAGGGAATTGCCAGAATCGATTCTAAGGCCAGGAAGCTGCTCAACGTGATATCCGGAGACATCATAGAGATAAAGGGCAAACGCAGGTCCACGGCTGCAATAGTGTGGCAGGCGCACCAGCAGGACGAGGGCTTGGACTTCATAAGGATAGACGGTTATATAAGGCAGAACATAGGCATAGGCATAGGGGACAAGGTGTTCGTGACAAAGGCGGAAGTATCAAACGCCGAGAAGGTTGTCCTTGCCCCGCCGCAGAACCAGCGCACTCCGCCGTATTCTCCGGATTTTCCGGAATATGCAAAAAGCAAGTTGGAGAACAAACCGTTGGTAAAGGGAGATGTTGTCCCTGTCGCCATGTTCGGGTATGTGTTCAATTTCGTGGTGGCGCAGGTGACTCCTCACGGGGTGGTCAAGGTCACGCGGGATACGGACGTGATAGTGAAGACAGAGCCTGTATCCGAATCCATGGTCAGGATAGGCGACGTGCATTATGAGGACATAGGCGGCCTGAAGAACGAGATACAGAAGATAAGGGAGATGGTAGAGCTCCCTATAAGGTACCCAGAGCTTTTCGAGAAGCTTGGAATAGAGCCTCCGAAAGGGGTGCTGCTGTACGGGGCTCCTGGAACCGGAAAGACGCTGCTAGCCAAGGCGGTCGCGAACGAAAGCGATGCCAATTTCATAGACATATCGGGGCCTGAGCTTGTCAGCAAGTTCGTAGGCGAGAGCGAGGAGAGGCTCAGGAGCATATTCATAGAAGCCAAGGAGAAGGCGCCTACCATAATATTCATGGATGAGATCGACGCAATAGCGCCAAGGAGGGAAGAGGCGACCAACGAGGTGGAGAGGAGAATGGTTTCGCAGCTTCTGACGCTCATGGACGGAATGGGCTCGAGGGGCCAGGTCATAGTTATAGGCGCTACAAACAGGCCGGACGCGATAGATCCCGCGCTCAGGAGGCCGGGAAGGTTCGACAGGGAGATAGAAATAGGAGTTCCGGACAGGAACGCAAGGAAGGAGATACTCCAGATACACACCAGGAACATGCCGCTGGCTAAGGATGTCAACATAGACGACTTGGCGGACATAACGCACGGGTATACCGGAGCCGACCTTACCGCGCTGGCCAGGGAAGCCGCAATGGCGACGCTCAGGAAAATACTTCCCGAAGTGCTCAACAAGAAGTCGATACCCAACGAGGTTCTTGTAAGCCTCGAAGTCAGCAAGGAGGACTTTGTCAGAGCCTTCAACAGCGTGCAGCCCAGCGCCCTGCGCGAAGTTTTCGTGGAAAGGCCGAACGTCCACTGGAGCGACGTTGGAGGCCTTGACCGGGTCAAAGAACAGCTTAAGGAGGCCGTTGAACTGCCGATAAAAAGCCCGGAGATGTTTACCAAGATGGGGATAAGGCCCATAAAGGGCGTGCTGCTCGTAGGGGCTCCTGGAACCGGAAAGACAATGCTGGCCAAGGCGGTCGCAACAGAGCGCGAATCAAACTTCATATCGATAAAGGGCCCTGAGTTCCTGAGCAAGTATGTCGGCGAGAGCGAAAAGGCAGTAAGGGAGGTCTTCAGGAAGGCGAAGATGGCCGCACCGTGCATAATATTCATAGACGAGATAGACTCCGTCGCATATTCCAGGGGGACTGACACTGGAGACAGCATGGTAAGCGAGCGGGTTGTTGACACCCTGCTTACCGAGATGGACGGCCTGCAGGAGCTCAAAAATGTCATAGTGATAGCTGCCACGAACAGGCCGGACATAATTGATCCGGCGCTGCTCAGGCCGGGAAGGTTCGACAAGATAATAGAAATTCCTATGCCGGACGAAAAGACAAGGATCAGCATATTCAACGTGCATACTAAGCGCATGCCCCTGGACAAGGACGTGAACATAGAGCAGCTTGCCAAGGAAACCGAGGGCTACACCGGCGCCGAGATAGAGAACATTTGCAGGGAGGCTGGCATGAACGCCATAAGGACCAAGAAGGACAGGATATCTAAAGCCGACTTCGACTTCGCGATAAAGGAAATAAAGCCCGCAATCCCGAAGGAGATGGAGGACAGGATAAAGAGGTTCAAGGATGAGCCCGAAAGCATGTACAGGTAG
- a CDS encoding Ribosomal protein S6e: MLGDLLKLVYSDKKTGRSAQIELSKDMEAALLNRKIGDVVEGAFAGLPGFKLKITGGSDSSGFPMKKNVTGTAKRKILTQAEPSGRSKGERRRSTVVGNTISASTAQVNAAIEEYGDKSPDEIFPKKEAEKKEDKK, translated from the coding sequence ATGTTAGGTGATTTATTGAAACTGGTATATTCCGATAAGAAAACGGGAAGGTCTGCTCAGATCGAATTGAGCAAGGATATGGAAGCGGCGCTCCTTAACCGCAAGATAGGCGACGTAGTGGAAGGCGCATTCGCGGGGCTGCCCGGGTTCAAGCTCAAGATAACCGGCGGCTCGGATAGCAGCGGCTTCCCGATGAAAAAGAATGTCACCGGAACCGCAAAGCGCAAGATACTGACACAGGCAGAGCCATCCGGAAGGAGCAAGGGCGAAAGAAGGAGGTCTACGGTGGTGGGCAACACCATATCTGCCTCGACAGCTCAGGTCAACGCCGCGATAGAGGAATACGGGGACAAAAGCCCCGACGAGATATTCCCTAAGAAGGAGGCCGAGAAGAAAGAGGATAAAAAATAG
- a CDS encoding protein synthesis factor GTP-binding — MKQSMINIGTLGHIDHGKTSLVKAITNIWTDRHSESIKRNMTIKLGYADAIIKKCEHCEGAEAYTIGDRCEHCEGVPKPVVRISILDAPGHETLMATAIAGANIINAILFVIAANEPCPMQQTREHLMIINLLGIKNVIVVQTKVDIVGKEAAIAHYKQIREFLKGSIIENAQIVPVMTNRNINIDELLKLIAEIPLPKHDLSAEPLMYIARSFDINKPGTRPGGISGGVIGGTIVKGVFRKGDKIEIRPGINMSHSSKKETYKPIVTVITGISSGTSELDEAVPGGLIGISTELDPSYTKADGLVGNVAGHIGGLPESALNLGLKYYSMNRKDIEEKGFSENEPVILSVGTLTVVGYVRSSKKNMLKVELKHPVCAEPGSKIAVMRNVSQRWKLTGYALMQ, encoded by the coding sequence ATGAAACAGAGCATGATTAACATAGGCACGCTGGGCCATATCGATCATGGAAAGACGTCGCTGGTCAAGGCAATAACAAACATCTGGACCGACAGGCACAGCGAAAGCATAAAGAGGAACATGACCATAAAGCTCGGCTATGCCGATGCAATAATAAAGAAATGCGAGCACTGCGAGGGCGCAGAGGCATACACCATAGGAGACAGGTGCGAGCACTGCGAGGGCGTGCCGAAGCCGGTGGTCAGGATTTCGATACTTGATGCGCCCGGCCACGAGACCCTCATGGCTACGGCAATCGCCGGCGCCAACATAATAAACGCCATACTCTTCGTGATAGCGGCCAATGAGCCGTGCCCAATGCAGCAGACACGGGAGCATCTCATGATTATCAACCTTCTCGGCATAAAGAATGTAATCGTAGTGCAGACAAAGGTCGACATTGTGGGCAAGGAGGCAGCGATAGCGCACTACAAGCAGATCAGGGAGTTTTTGAAGGGCAGCATAATAGAGAATGCACAGATAGTCCCGGTAATGACAAACAGGAACATAAACATAGACGAGCTGCTAAAGTTGATCGCAGAGATACCTCTGCCGAAGCATGACCTGTCTGCTGAGCCGCTCATGTACATTGCAAGGTCGTTCGACATAAACAAGCCGGGTACGCGGCCCGGCGGCATTTCAGGCGGGGTCATAGGCGGCACAATAGTCAAGGGCGTGTTCAGGAAGGGCGACAAGATAGAGATACGCCCCGGCATAAACATGTCGCACTCGTCCAAGAAGGAGACTTACAAGCCGATAGTGACAGTGATAACCGGCATAAGCAGCGGAACCTCTGAGCTTGATGAAGCTGTGCCAGGCGGGCTGATAGGCATCTCCACGGAGCTTGACCCGTCGTATACCAAGGCTGACGGGCTGGTGGGAAACGTCGCGGGCCACATTGGCGGGCTTCCAGAATCTGCTTTGAACCTTGGCCTGAAATATTACTCCATGAACAGAAAGGACATTGAGGAAAAGGGATTTTCAGAGAACGAGCCGGTAATACTCAGCGTGGGCACGCTCACGGTTGTAGGATACGTCAGAAGCAGCAAAAAGAACATGCTGAAGGTTGAGCTGAAGCATCCGGTATGCGCAGAGCCGGGGTCAAAGATTGCCGTGATGCGCAACGTGTCGCAGAGATGGAAATTGACAGGCTACGCTCTTATGCAGTAA
- a CDS encoding aspartyl-tRNA synthetase produces MIRTHYIKDLSQSLDGKEVTLAGWVHEVRELGNLTFLLLRDSTGIIQVIGKRGVVGESIIKDLSLPKESVIKVRGKVKVNKEAKAGFELIPEEVENLNPLSTNIPFEVTGKVPVELDTRLNFRYIDMRRLNTSAIFSIESTVLRAFTEGMYARGFSQIRPPGIVAEATEGGAELFPVQYFEYKTYLAQSPQLYKQLAIIGGMDKVFMIVPAYRAEKSNDVYHLNESTQMDIEIGFADHNDAIALLSETVTDIIKAVKSKEKHALNQLNVDIEVPKIKTVTYEEAVDALKSEGKVQIEAGQDFTREAEVGIARLFGDAVIVRDYPTAIRAFYSMPNDENPNISNSYDFIYKGIEISSGAQRIHQPELLIEAIKKKGMDPKSFEFYINAFRCGAPPHAGWSIGLERIVMKITGSSNIRECSLFPRDRKRVSP; encoded by the coding sequence ATGATAAGGACTCATTACATAAAGGACCTGAGCCAGTCGCTGGACGGCAAGGAGGTAACCCTGGCGGGCTGGGTGCACGAAGTAAGGGAGCTCGGCAACCTGACGTTTCTGCTCTTGAGGGACAGCACCGGGATAATACAGGTGATAGGGAAGCGCGGCGTGGTCGGCGAATCCATAATCAAGGACCTTTCGCTGCCAAAAGAAAGCGTGATAAAGGTAAGGGGCAAGGTAAAGGTCAACAAGGAGGCAAAGGCCGGCTTTGAGCTTATTCCAGAGGAGGTGGAGAATCTCAACCCGCTTTCTACAAACATCCCTTTTGAGGTAACCGGAAAGGTTCCCGTAGAGTTAGACACCAGGCTGAACTTCAGGTACATAGACATGCGCAGGCTAAACACATCAGCGATATTCTCAATAGAGTCCACCGTGCTCCGGGCGTTCACCGAAGGCATGTACGCCAGGGGATTCAGCCAGATAAGGCCTCCCGGCATAGTTGCCGAGGCTACCGAAGGCGGCGCAGAGCTTTTTCCCGTGCAGTATTTCGAATACAAAACATACCTGGCTCAGTCGCCGCAGCTTTATAAGCAGCTTGCAATAATCGGAGGCATGGACAAGGTGTTCATGATAGTGCCGGCTTACAGGGCCGAGAAATCCAACGACGTCTACCACCTTAACGAATCAACGCAGATGGATATAGAGATCGGGTTCGCGGACCACAACGACGCGATAGCCCTGCTGTCCGAAACCGTTACCGACATAATAAAAGCGGTGAAATCAAAGGAAAAGCATGCGCTCAACCAGCTCAACGTCGACATTGAAGTGCCGAAGATAAAGACAGTAACATACGAGGAAGCCGTAGACGCGCTGAAAAGCGAGGGCAAAGTGCAGATCGAGGCTGGGCAGGACTTTACCAGGGAGGCCGAGGTCGGCATAGCAAGGCTGTTCGGCGACGCGGTCATAGTGAGGGATTACCCTACTGCAATAAGGGCCTTCTATTCAATGCCGAACGACGAAAATCCAAACATATCAAATAGCTATGACTTCATATACAAAGGCATCGAGATATCCAGCGGCGCGCAGAGGATACACCAGCCGGAGCTTCTGATTGAGGCCATAAAGAAGAAGGGGATGGACCCCAAAAGTTTCGAATTTTATATAAACGCTTTCAGGTGCGGCGCACCTCCGCATGCGGGGTGGAGCATAGGTCTGGAGCGCATAGTCATGAAGATAACCGGATCAAGCAACATACGGGAATGCTCGCTTTTCCCGAGGGACAGGAAACGCGTTAGCCCATGA
- a CDS encoding CBS domain containing membrane protein — protein MASKPAGIEDMISKKLVAVSRTTSVRNAVALAKGSNVDMLPVLDGEVLVGIARLEKLEGAGEGTVEKAMDKPVFVERDSTIENASVEIINSGLGRIPVVDSRSSMKCIGIVAATDLLAARIGKK, from the coding sequence ATGGCATCAAAACCTGCAGGCATAGAAGACATGATTTCAAAGAAGCTTGTTGCGGTGAGCCGCACCACAAGCGTAAGGAACGCAGTGGCGCTTGCAAAAGGCTCTAATGTTGACATGCTCCCGGTCCTTGACGGCGAAGTGCTTGTCGGAATAGCGCGGCTTGAAAAGCTGGAGGGGGCTGGCGAAGGAACGGTTGAAAAAGCGATGGACAAGCCGGTTTTTGTGGAGCGTGACAGCACGATAGAAAACGCTTCGGTGGAGATAATCAATTCCGGCCTTGGCAGAATACCTGTGGTGGATTCAAGGTCGAGCATGAAGTGCATAGGGATAGTGGCTGCAACAGACCTGCTGGCCGCAAGAATTGGGAAAAAATAA
- a CDS encoding DNA-binding protein Alba: MPEEEQIVNKEEKENVVYIGKKPTMNYVLAVVTQFNNGMNEVTIKARGNAISRAVDVKEIVQNKFMPNVKERSIKTSSEELTNEDGTKSKVSAIQIVLGK, translated from the coding sequence ATGCCAGAAGAAGAACAAATTGTAAACAAGGAGGAGAAGGAGAACGTAGTATACATAGGCAAGAAGCCGACGATGAACTATGTGCTTGCTGTAGTGACCCAGTTCAACAATGGCATGAATGAAGTTACGATAAAGGCGCGGGGCAATGCCATATCCAGGGCCGTAGACGTTAAGGAAATCGTGCAGAACAAGTTTATGCCCAACGTCAAGGAAAGGAGCATAAAGACGTCTTCTGAGGAGCTGACCAACGAGGATGGCACGAAATCGAAAGTCAGTGCGATACAGATAGTCCTGGGCAAGTAG
- a CDS encoding TOPRIM domain protein, translating into MAKTYIDIVKYMIEARFDISGSVEKPDIIGAIFGQTEGLLGEDLDLRELQKNGKIGRIEIESGSSNNKTYGKLMLPSSLGRVETCIIAAAIESVDRVGPFETVFKVDKVEDTRNEKRSKVIKRAKELVKDLLNNVIPDSKEISELVSSDVKSSTVVTYGPDNLPAGPEIAKSESVILVEGRADVINLLKSDIANCIAVGGATGKIPKTITDLCAQKEVTVFLDGDHGGDMILKSLSNVSEIDYVARAPDGKEVEELTRKEIIKALRSKVPYEQISALSKNGHNHQDDRRDFHRQEDRFRRQRGPPQNPPGQEQPSSVLSPSEIANNMMDKRREADTHPESREERGTSPSDSDQIEKVEFYDSEQEKRPAEPPQKNAIAPKDEYVNSLKELKNTLRGRLYGTDMKMISEIPIRELIQSVQEVDGIDAIVFDGIITQRLIELAYSHGVKAIYGIRASQISRRYDSLLLYTSEAGKI; encoded by the coding sequence ATGGCAAAGACTTACATAGACATAGTAAAATACATGATAGAAGCCAGATTCGACATATCTGGATCGGTTGAAAAACCAGACATAATAGGGGCCATATTCGGCCAGACCGAGGGACTTCTTGGTGAGGACCTTGATCTCAGGGAGCTGCAGAAGAACGGCAAGATAGGCAGGATTGAGATAGAGAGCGGAAGCAGCAACAACAAGACATATGGAAAGCTCATGCTGCCCTCATCGCTGGGCAGAGTCGAAACCTGCATAATAGCTGCCGCCATAGAGTCTGTTGACAGGGTAGGCCCGTTCGAAACAGTTTTCAAGGTGGACAAGGTAGAGGACACTAGGAACGAAAAGAGGAGCAAGGTCATAAAGAGGGCCAAGGAGCTGGTCAAGGATCTGCTCAACAACGTGATACCGGACAGCAAGGAGATAAGCGAACTGGTATCTTCTGACGTAAAATCCAGCACCGTAGTAACATACGGCCCGGACAACCTTCCGGCAGGACCGGAGATAGCCAAGAGCGAGAGCGTAATACTGGTCGAGGGCAGGGCCGATGTAATAAACCTGCTGAAAAGCGACATAGCGAACTGCATAGCAGTGGGCGGGGCAACCGGGAAGATACCGAAGACCATAACCGACCTGTGCGCGCAGAAGGAGGTCACTGTGTTCCTGGACGGCGACCACGGCGGAGACATGATACTGAAGAGCCTGTCGAACGTATCCGAAATAGACTACGTAGCAAGGGCTCCGGACGGCAAGGAGGTCGAAGAGCTCACAAGGAAGGAGATAATAAAGGCGCTAAGGTCAAAGGTGCCGTACGAGCAGATCTCGGCGCTGTCGAAGAACGGGCACAACCACCAGGATGACAGGCGCGACTTCCACCGCCAGGAAGACAGGTTCAGGAGGCAGAGGGGCCCTCCGCAGAATCCGCCGGGCCAAGAGCAGCCCAGCAGTGTGCTGAGCCCTTCGGAGATAGCCAACAACATGATGGACAAGAGGCGCGAAGCAGACACGCATCCGGAAAGCCGCGAAGAGCGCGGCACGTCGCCTTCGGACTCTGACCAGATAGAAAAGGTGGAATTCTATGATTCAGAGCAGGAGAAGCGGCCTGCCGAGCCGCCCCAAAAGAACGCCATTGCGCCCAAAGACGAATATGTTAATTCGCTCAAGGAGCTAAAGAACACGCTGCGCGGAAGGCTATACGGAACTGATATGAAGATGATATCAGAAATTCCAATAAGGGAGCTGATACAGAGCGTGCAGGAAGTAGATGGCATAGATGCGATAGTATTCGATGGGATAATAACACAGAGGCTGATAGAACTGGCGTATTCGCACGGCGTAAAGGCGATATATGGCATACGCGCAAGCCAGATATCCAGAAGGTACGACAGCCTTCTGCTTTATACATCAGAAGCCGGAAAGATATAA
- a CDS encoding Resolvase, Holliday junction-type has protein sequence MHRYVKGARSERELINEFYNNDYSVMRAAGSGVNSLSPDIIVFKGARGMAFECKAWDKSTVSIEVEKFEELKRWKLNSGMETFIAWRMNGRGWFFIRLDEMKKAKKNYTVTRRTATAINRTLSSLIKGEIVAQVREAATAASELADA, from the coding sequence TTGCACAGGTACGTAAAGGGCGCCAGAAGCGAAAGGGAACTGATAAACGAATTTTACAATAACGACTACTCGGTTATGCGCGCAGCCGGCAGCGGGGTAAATTCGCTGAGCCCTGACATAATCGTGTTCAAGGGCGCCAGGGGCATGGCATTCGAGTGCAAGGCATGGGACAAGTCAACTGTTTCTATAGAGGTTGAAAAATTCGAAGAGCTGAAGAGATGGAAGCTCAACAGCGGTATGGAAACCTTCATAGCGTGGAGGATGAACGGCCGCGGATGGTTTTTCATAAGGCTGGATGAGATGAAGAAGGCAAAGAAGAATTACACTGTGACGCGCAGGACCGCAACCGCCATAAACAGGACTCTGAGCAGCCTGATAAAAGGCGAAATCGTCGCACAAGTCAGGGAGGCTGCGACGGCCGCATCAGAGCTCGCAGATGCGTAG